A segment of the Candidatus Synechococcus calcipolaris G9 genome:
CCACCTGATTAGGACGGAGATTCAAGCTAGAGAGAACCACCTGAGCCTGGGTTTGGGCATCTTGGGTGGCCCGCTGCAAGGCAACATTACGGGCATCGGTGAGGTTGGCATCGGGGGCCGTGAAGGAAATATTATTAATCGTTGTGGCTCCGGCATTCACGGCTCCATCTAAAATTTGCCCTGCCCGATCGCCGCCAATCTGAAAACTGACGGTATTGCGGCCAATGTATCCCACCAGAACCCGTTGATTATTGGTGTATTGATAATTGGGCATCAAACTAATTCCCGTGGTTTGTAACTGACTGACATTGCTACCACGGAGGGCATTCACGACGGCATTGGAACGGCGGGCAACCTCCTGCTGCACCTCCTGGGCGGTTTTACCCTGCACCTCTACCCCCAAAGATACGTCGGCTAGGGTTGCCGTAATGGCTTGACTACCCCGGCCCGTCACTGTTAAAGTTCGTAGCATTTCTTGGGCCAGGGCGGGTTGAATGGCAAACAGGGCCAGGGCGATCGCTAGGACTGCCGATCGTTGGATCGGGGCAACGGAAAAATAAATCAAGACTATACCTCAGGATAGAACTATCAAAATAGGGTTTCTCAACTCCCTTTACTCTGGCATAGGGTTGGGGTGGGGATGGGGCTGTTTCAAAAATTGTAAAATCGATCCCTGTATGATCCTTTATCATGGCTAAACAGAAACTTGACATTCAGGTAAATCAACATTGCCTACCCTCGGTGTAAATATTGATCATGTGGCCACCCTCCGTCAGGCCCGTCAAACCATTGAGCCGGATCCCGTTGCCGCCGCTATTCTCGCAGAATTGGGGGGAGCCGATGGCATTACGGTTCACCTGCGGGAAGATCGCCGCCATATTCAAGAGCGGGATGTGCAAATTCTGCGGCAAACGGTACGTACCCATCTCAACCTGGAAATGGCAGCCACGCCGGAAATGGTGGCCATTGCCCTAGATATTCAGCCGGATTATGTCACTCTAGTTCCGGAACGTCGCCAAGAGGTGACAACGGAAGGCGGCCTCGATGCGATCGCCCAAGTCGAATCCCTAACCCAGGTTGTGGCTACCCTGCAAAACGCCGATATTCCCGTCAGTTTATTTATTGATGCGGATCCGGATCAAATTCGTGCTGCGGCCAAAACCGGGGCCAAGTTTATCGAACTCCATACCGGCCAGTATGCGGAAGCTGTGGGGGAAGGGGCCCAACTCCAAGAGCTACAAAACCTCGCTCGTGGCCTCTGGCAAGCCAAGGACTTAGGTTTGCGGGTGAATGCGGGTCATGGCTTAACCTATTTGAATGTTTACCCCGTGGCCCAATTGGAAGGGATGGAAGAACTGAATATTGGCCATACCATTGTCAGTCGGGCAGTTTTAGTGGGACTAGAGCGGGCCGTGCAAGAAATGAAGCGGGCGATCGCCGGCCGATTCCCCTAAGTTTCCCTAAATCTGGGGCGGGTATCCATGGGTTCCTTGCCGAGGATCCTCAAGGATATTACCGTAAGAAAAGCGTTTCCGCCTCATTCCTTGTTGTTGTGTATTTCGTTTATCTATCTCGGTTTGCCTATCTCGTTATTGTCCATCTTAATTACTGTTTACTGTCCATCTCGTTACCGTGGAAATTCATGACCCTTTCGCCCCCAGAATCTTCGCCTAACCCTACTGCCACCTCACCCATGGCGATCGCCCCCGTGATCGTGGATCGGAAAGACATTGATGCCAATATCTGGATTGCCCTCCTGGCTGCGGGTGTGGGAACCCTGGGGATTTATATTTTGCTGTTCCCCCTACGGGCGACCTATCTGGGCCAACTACTCTTTGAGCGGGGCTGGACCCAACCTGTAGCGATTTTGTTTGCCATTTTTGTGATGGCATTTACACTGCTGAAGGCCCTTGCCCTTCTTAGTCAATTGGCATCCCTGCGTCAAGGGTGGGTGCCCATGAACTTTCCCCTAAAATCTCCCACCGATGCCAGTTTAGCCCAGTTGCAGCATACCCTGGCCCAACGGCGATCGCTCCTGCCCGTGCGCTGTGCCCGTACCCTAGGGGCCTACATGGTGGGGGGCAGTCGGGAAGCGGCCAATGAAGTGGTGGCGGAAGATAGTAGTGCGGCCGCTGCGGCCTCAGAAGCCTCCTACACCATTCCACGGGTCTTGGTTTGGGCCATTCCCCTGTTGGGGTTTATTGGTACGGTGGTCGGTATTAGTCAGGCGGTCAGCGGCTTTTCTAGCTTTCTGCAAACAGCCCAAGAAGTCGATCAGATCAAGGAAGGAATTGGTGGCGTAACGACGGGCCTAGCCGTTGCCTTTGATACGACCCTGGTCGCCTTAATTCTGAGCGTGCTGGTGATGATTCCCCTTGTCATTGTGGAGCGGCAAGAATCTAAACTCCTCCTCACCATTGATGGCTACATTAACGACTACGTTTTAGCCCGACTTCCCATGGCCACCCCCACCGCCAGCTTAACCACCTCAGACCTGCAAGAAACAATCCAAGCCGTTCTCCGGGAGGAATTACCCAGTCCAGAAGCCCTGATGGAGCCAGCCCAGGCTACCCTGGAGCAATTAGTGAATCATTTAGGCCGTTTAGCCCAGGCCCTCACCAGCGATCGCAAACAGTTTCTCACCACCCTAGAGGAGCAGCACCATAACCAAGATCAGGCCTTCCAGCAGTTACTCCATGAATTTCAGGAGCGTAGTCAAGTCCTAGTGACCGAACTCCACCGTAGCCAGGACGACTTTTCCGGACACATTTCCAATCAGACCCAGGCCCTTGCCCAACTTCTAGAGCAAAGTAGTCAAACTCTGCAACAGCGATTGGAACTACTGGCCTCCCTGAATCAAGCCCTCAACGCCCTAGCGGAAACGGGGAGCCTTCAATTGGTAATCCATGACCTGAACCAAAGCCTAGAGCAACTTCAACCCGTACTCAAGCAACTTTCCCAGCCCCGCCGCGTCATGCTCGTTGAACAAAATGCGGAATAAATACCAGGGAAAAATTTTACATTTCTCAAAATTTGATTGCCAGTCCCCTGAATAACGGCCTACCTTAAGATAAAAACAGTCCATTAGATCATTATTGCTATTTCATTATTCCTATCACTCTCAATTCATTATCAATGTCCTCTATTCATACCCTACTCACGTGACTCTTCCTGCCTCTACGGTTCGCCGCCTCAAACGTCTTCCACAATTACCCGTCGTTTGGGAGGGTGCTTGGCGCACAATCGTTAACCCCAGAAATGAAAACGATCAACAAACCTGCATGGTGTGGGTCGATAGTACTAGCCCCGGTGTCAGGGCAATGGAAGTTATCAAAACTCCAGTCACACCAGAAGTTATGACGCGGCTATTGATGCAGGCTATAGAAAAACCCCAAGGGGGGCAGGAGGGTTCTCTACCCCAAGAAATTATCACTAGCGATCGCGAGTTTCAGTTTTTTTTGCGGGGAGCATTAAAAGATCTGGATATTGATATTACCTATGCGGATCAACTCCCTTTTAGCAGCGAATTATTTAACTACCTGGATCACGCTTCCACCTCAACCCCCGATGAGATTCCTGAGCCTTTGCAAGGAGTCATGGATGATGTCGTCGATCGCCTCTGGACAGCAGCCCCCTGGCAAAATCTCCTAGATAGCCAGATATTCCGTATTGCCTGTAAAGCCTTGGACAGTTGCTTCTTCGCCACATTTTTAGGATTTCTGGGCGAAGAGTATGGCGTTCTTCTCTATCGTAATCTTGATTCCCTCATCAGTTTCCGCCAAAATGTCTTCGAAATAAATTTAGAGACCAGTATAGAGTCTGACAATTTCAATGAGTCCGAGACAGCCTTTCTACGCCAAGACTGTATATTTCTGACCTTCAATCTTACGGATGAGGGAGATCGGTACCCTTCCCTGCTCCCTAGCCCGATGGACTCCCCCCCCAGCAGTAGCACTGTTGTTGTCCCTTCCTTTGGCAGTATTCATCCCTTAGAAGGGTTACGTACCTATCTGGACGAAGAAGAAGCGGCAATCATATATATGGGGCTAGAGGCATTTCTCAAGTTCTGGCAAAAAAATAATAAAAAGATTAACGTTAATCGATTTCCTGCCCTTGAAGCAACCACCAAGATCAAGCATCCGATCGCCCAGACCAATATTAGCTGGGTTGTGAGTACGTTGCCCGATGTGACCGCTACATTGCAAGCCATGGAGCCGGACAAGACAAATCCTTTTCTAAGGACAACAGGGGATGGTCTAGACCTGAAAGTTATCCCCATTAATGACAATTTTGTACCAGATAAGTCCTTGGTTTTCCTGGATGAGCGGCCCATGGCTTGGCTGGAGGAGGCGAAAAACTATACCAGGTATTACCAGGAGGGAGAATTACCCTTAAAAGCGTCTTCGATGGCAACCCTGATCATTCAAACGAGTCAACCAAAAGTACGGACAATGGTGCAAACCTTAGCGACAGGGGATGGTTTGAATTGGGTTCAAATCGTGAAGTCGGATGCCTCGCTCCATGAATCACCAAAGCATATTCTAATGCTACAAACCAGTGGCGGTGAGTTTATCTACTGTAATGAATACGATCCTGAAGATAAAGGGTACATGAAAGTCTTCAAACAATGGGATAAACTATGCCGGAAAAGTGGGGGGTGGTGTGTCGTCCTTTTAGCCAGTGGCATCACCGGAAAGGGACGGATGAACCCTCAATTTTCTGATCTATGGGCTTTCCTAGAGGTTCCCTATCTTTCCTTAGTAGATGACTAGAGCATTAGATGATTAGATGAACCCCCATGAAATTTCATCAACGGCTAGCAATCGCCCTATTTTTTCCCTTTTTACTAACGGCTCTGACGGGAGTTGGCCATCGCATTGGCCGTAGTTGGTTGGGGCTACCGAAATCCTTTGGCCGGGCGATGATGACCCTCCATGAAGGCCGATTTTTGGGGGAGAGCCTAATTCCTGTATATGTTTTAGTCTTGGGCCTGGGTCTTTTGGCCATGATTGCCAGTGGTTTTCTGCTATTCTTTCAACGACCAACGCCAGGGCTCTTCACGGCTCGAAAAATTCATCACCTGATTGCCCCCATCGCTGCCCTGCCGCTGATTGTCAGTGGCATCACCGGTATTTCCTATCGACTGGGTCGGGCCTGGTTTGGCCTGAGCAAGGAACAGGCGGCCATTTTCTTGTCCATTCATCAGGGAACCTATCTGGGGCCAACATTGCGACCCTTTTATATTTTGCTCATTGGCTTGGGGGCGATCGCCATTTTACTGAGTGGCGTTCAATTGATTCCAGAAGTTCGTCAACACCTTATTTTGCCCTTGAGAAAAATAGGTAAGAGATTCAAAAACTCAACCGTTGATGAAAACCCCACCTAGGTTAGGTAGCATCCAAATTATGGTCGCCAGATTACGGGCGATTGCCTAGGGCATCTTCGGGCATAATAATCAGCGTCGTTCCTTCCCGCCGTAGCACAAACACTTTTTTAGATTGGGGAATTTCTAGATAGGGATCATCACAGCGGGCCTGCCAAGAATTCCCTTCGTATAAAACCCGCCCGTGGCCCCCTGGAGCAATGGCCGTCAGGGTTTCTGCTTCAACGGCATCCTGGAGTAGGCGATCGCCCCGGCGGGGCATAAATCGTCGTCCCACATAAATCAGCATTACCGCTAGGATCAGCCAGAGAACAACCTGAAGCGGAAAGTAAGGAATCAGTAGGGAAACAAAGGCAATCACAAAGGCACTGAGGCCCAGCATCATTTCCACAAAGGCCGTAGGAAAAATAACTTCTAGGAAGCATAGGACGGCCCCTAAAATAATCCAGAGCCAAAAGGGATCAATCACAGCAGCCATTTTTTAGACTTCCCTGAGTAAATTAATGGGTTACATTTAGGACATGGAAAGGCTTTTTGGGGAATTTTAATATTTTTGATATTTATATTGTATACGGCTGACTTTAGCAGAACATTGGCAGGAGACTCTTTTTGATCGTTCTACCAAGTTTTTGCCTTAAATTTATCATCATTGAGAATCACCATACTATCACCAGACTGAGCTAGGACAAATAAACCCTGATGATAGGCATAGCGGGCAACCTCCGGTGGAACGACCATGCCAGCCACGGCTCCCATTAGTTTCATGGAGCGATGTTGGGGGGATAAGCGTCTAAATTTGGCAATGCGTTCGAGATGCTCATTCACATCGGTTTGGCTGAGTTTACTTTTGACTTCGACGGCAACAGCTTCATCACCATTGACCACCAGTA
Coding sequences within it:
- a CDS encoding SIMPL domain-containing protein produces the protein MIYFSVAPIQRSAVLAIALALFAIQPALAQEMLRTLTVTGRGSQAITATLADVSLGVEVQGKTAQEVQQEVARRSNAVVNALRGSNVSQLQTTGISLMPNYQYTNNQRVLVGYIGRNTVSFQIGGDRAGQILDGAVNAGATTINNISFTAPDANLTDARNVALQRATQDAQTQAQVVLSSLNLRPNQVVNIQINQATPPSLPVMRATALSADATPVLPGELTVEATVTLQISY
- a CDS encoding pyridoxine 5'-phosphate synthase; protein product: MPTLGVNIDHVATLRQARQTIEPDPVAAAILAELGGADGITVHLREDRRHIQERDVQILRQTVRTHLNLEMAATPEMVAIALDIQPDYVTLVPERRQEVTTEGGLDAIAQVESLTQVVATLQNADIPVSLFIDADPDQIRAAAKTGAKFIELHTGQYAEAVGEGAQLQELQNLARGLWQAKDLGLRVNAGHGLTYLNVYPVAQLEGMEELNIGHTIVSRAVLVGLERAVQEMKRAIAGRFP
- a CDS encoding MotA/TolQ/ExbB proton channel family protein, with product MTLSPPESSPNPTATSPMAIAPVIVDRKDIDANIWIALLAAGVGTLGIYILLFPLRATYLGQLLFERGWTQPVAILFAIFVMAFTLLKALALLSQLASLRQGWVPMNFPLKSPTDASLAQLQHTLAQRRSLLPVRCARTLGAYMVGGSREAANEVVAEDSSAAAAASEASYTIPRVLVWAIPLLGFIGTVVGISQAVSGFSSFLQTAQEVDQIKEGIGGVTTGLAVAFDTTLVALILSVLVMIPLVIVERQESKLLLTIDGYINDYVLARLPMATPTASLTTSDLQETIQAVLREELPSPEALMEPAQATLEQLVNHLGRLAQALTSDRKQFLTTLEEQHHNQDQAFQQLLHEFQERSQVLVTELHRSQDDFSGHISNQTQALAQLLEQSSQTLQQRLELLASLNQALNALAETGSLQLVIHDLNQSLEQLQPVLKQLSQPRRVMLVEQNAE
- a CDS encoding DUF6930 domain-containing protein, with product MTLPASTVRRLKRLPQLPVVWEGAWRTIVNPRNENDQQTCMVWVDSTSPGVRAMEVIKTPVTPEVMTRLLMQAIEKPQGGQEGSLPQEIITSDREFQFFLRGALKDLDIDITYADQLPFSSELFNYLDHASTSTPDEIPEPLQGVMDDVVDRLWTAAPWQNLLDSQIFRIACKALDSCFFATFLGFLGEEYGVLLYRNLDSLISFRQNVFEINLETSIESDNFNESETAFLRQDCIFLTFNLTDEGDRYPSLLPSPMDSPPSSSTVVVPSFGSIHPLEGLRTYLDEEEAAIIYMGLEAFLKFWQKNNKKINVNRFPALEATTKIKHPIAQTNISWVVSTLPDVTATLQAMEPDKTNPFLRTTGDGLDLKVIPINDNFVPDKSLVFLDERPMAWLEEAKNYTRYYQEGELPLKASSMATLIIQTSQPKVRTMVQTLATGDGLNWVQIVKSDASLHESPKHILMLQTSGGEFIYCNEYDPEDKGYMKVFKQWDKLCRKSGGWCVVLLASGITGKGRMNPQFSDLWAFLEVPYLSLVDD
- a CDS encoding NfeD family protein; this translates as MAAVIDPFWLWIILGAVLCFLEVIFPTAFVEMMLGLSAFVIAFVSLLIPYFPLQVVLWLILAVMLIYVGRRFMPRRGDRLLQDAVEAETLTAIAPGGHGRVLYEGNSWQARCDDPYLEIPQSKKVFVLRREGTTLIIMPEDALGNRP